The following coding sequences lie in one Allorhizobium pseudoryzae genomic window:
- a CDS encoding GumC family protein: MANTFQIAPGTPQAQENRDGNGLVELSDLKEILLHRRRLVVGTAAVLTLLALIYSLLTSPLYSATAEILIDPRDLQVVTNDLYPNSVAADGGITQVESQVSVVQSTGVLTRAVQATELTKDPEFNRQGLLTRLLGGDSANSEETALVRTIDALRKRLSVKRADKVLVISVTMTSTSATKSARLANAVAQAYLDDQAMARSQTAENTSGALTARLEELRGQVQSAANAVEEYRRQNNLTMASGRLVSEQEMTDLNNQLTTARGRTAALKSQVDQIRAQRQTGLQSGATSEAIQSAVITQLRNQEAVLEERATSLRAQLGPSHPQMITIQSQLANIQQLITRELDRIAASVNTEYQRAFANEQALATKVAGLEGELNSKSQASVRLSELQRDLDSVRTVYEAFLTRAQETREQVTINNANARIITEALPPQKKSWPPVPLLLAGAVFGGLGLGAGLALIAELLAPTLLSPSQAQSVLKAPVVGIIPGERRSHSWLGRFPFRRPASASEEDEGEPLISPRLDGAIGLALRRILENDHSSVGKNSTASLIITSCERDTSERLRIVSLLSVHATGRGERVLVIDANMDQKASSDRGLLDVLAGECSFTDAMHFQFGQNIAYMRRGRSRKVLREAQGREHAVAMLAQAHRMFDLIIIDGGILSENLRTAPLVASVDHVILVAEKNQTSLRDVADVRQAAELMGQRLSGVLLVDRSMRN; the protein is encoded by the coding sequence ATGGCAAACACATTCCAGATCGCACCGGGCACTCCCCAGGCGCAGGAAAACCGCGATGGCAACGGCCTCGTGGAACTGAGCGACCTGAAGGAGATCCTGCTCCATCGGCGCCGACTGGTTGTGGGAACCGCCGCCGTTCTCACGCTTTTGGCCCTGATCTACAGCCTGCTCACTTCGCCGCTCTATTCCGCAACCGCAGAAATCCTGATCGATCCACGTGATCTGCAGGTGGTGACCAACGATCTTTATCCCAACTCGGTCGCGGCCGATGGCGGCATTACCCAGGTGGAAAGCCAGGTCAGCGTCGTCCAGTCGACAGGGGTCCTCACCCGCGCTGTCCAGGCGACCGAACTGACGAAGGACCCGGAATTCAACCGCCAGGGGCTTCTCACCCGTCTTTTGGGTGGCGATTCAGCCAATAGCGAGGAGACCGCGCTCGTCCGCACCATCGACGCGCTGCGCAAGCGTCTGTCCGTCAAGCGGGCCGACAAGGTTCTGGTCATCAGCGTGACGATGACTTCGACGAGCGCAACGAAATCGGCGCGTCTCGCGAATGCCGTCGCCCAGGCCTACCTCGACGATCAGGCCATGGCGCGTTCCCAGACGGCGGAGAATACATCCGGTGCACTGACCGCGCGGTTGGAAGAACTGCGCGGCCAGGTTCAGTCCGCGGCGAACGCCGTCGAGGAATACAGGCGCCAGAACAATCTGACGATGGCGTCGGGGCGCCTTGTCAGCGAACAGGAGATGACGGATCTCAACAATCAGCTGACGACCGCTCGCGGACGCACGGCAGCGCTGAAATCCCAGGTGGATCAGATCCGTGCGCAGCGGCAGACTGGCCTGCAGAGCGGTGCGACCTCTGAAGCGATCCAGTCGGCCGTCATCACGCAGTTGCGCAATCAGGAGGCCGTTCTCGAGGAACGCGCCACAAGCCTTCGTGCGCAGCTTGGTCCCTCGCATCCCCAGATGATCACGATCCAGTCGCAGCTTGCCAATATCCAGCAACTGATCACCCGCGAACTCGACCGCATTGCCGCCTCGGTCAATACCGAATACCAGCGCGCGTTCGCCAACGAACAGGCGCTGGCAACGAAGGTGGCGGGGCTCGAGGGCGAGTTGAACTCGAAATCGCAGGCCTCCGTCCGTCTCAGCGAACTGCAACGTGATCTCGATTCGGTCCGCACCGTCTACGAGGCCTTCCTGACCCGTGCGCAGGAAACCCGCGAGCAGGTGACGATCAACAATGCCAATGCGCGCATCATTACCGAAGCCCTGCCGCCGCAGAAGAAGAGCTGGCCTCCCGTGCCGTTGCTCCTCGCCGGCGCCGTGTTCGGAGGGCTTGGTCTCGGAGCAGGCCTGGCGCTGATCGCGGAACTGCTGGCCCCGACACTCCTTTCCCCGTCACAGGCCCAATCGGTCCTGAAGGCACCCGTGGTCGGCATCATCCCCGGGGAAAGACGCAGCCACAGCTGGCTTGGTCGTTTCCCATTTCGCCGCCCTGCTTCGGCATCCGAGGAGGACGAGGGCGAGCCCCTGATCAGCCCGCGCCTGGATGGCGCCATCGGCCTGGCGCTCCGCCGCATCCTGGAAAACGACCATTCATCCGTCGGCAAGAATTCCACTGCCAGCCTGATCATCACCTCCTGTGAGCGGGATACGAGCGAGCGGCTGCGCATCGTCAGCCTTCTCAGCGTCCATGCAACGGGTCGTGGCGAACGTGTGCTGGTCATCGACGCGAACATGGATCAGAAAGCATCGAGCGACCGCGGCCTGCTCGATGTACTTGCCGGCGAATGCTCCTTCACCGATGCCATGCATTTCCAGTTCGGCCAGAACATCGCCTACATGCGGCGTGGCCGAAGCCGGAAAGTGCTGCGCGAGGCGCAGGGTCGCGAACACGCGGTGGCCATGCTCGCCCAGGCGCACCGGATGTTCGATCTCATCATCATCGATGGCGGCATCCTGTCGGAGAACCTGCGCACGGCGCCGCTTGTGGCATCCGTCGATCACGTCATCCTGGTCGCCGAAAAGAACCAGACATCGCTCAGGGATGTTGCAGACGTTCGGCAGGCGGCGGAACTCATGGGCCAGAGGCTTTCCGGCGTGCTTCTGGTCGACCGATCCATGAGGAACTGA
- a CDS encoding SDR family oxidoreductase, translating to MAFTHFNLAGRRALITGSSQGIGFSLAKGLAEAGASVVLNGRDAAKLKAAAEAIPGAEVLAFDATDHEAVRTAVDGFEASGKAIDILVNNAGMQHRGPLEDFPADAFERLLQTNVASVFHVGQAVARHMIGRGRGKIINIASVQTALARPSIAPYTATKGAVGNLTKGMATDWAKYGLNCNAIAPGYFETPLNAALMADPAFNGWLEKRTPAGRWGKVEELQGACIFLASDAASFVNGHILYVDGGITASL from the coding sequence ATGGCATTCACTCATTTCAATCTGGCGGGACGCCGGGCACTGATCACGGGTTCGTCCCAGGGGATCGGCTTTTCGCTTGCCAAGGGACTGGCCGAGGCCGGGGCATCCGTCGTCCTCAACGGGCGTGACGCGGCGAAGCTGAAGGCAGCGGCCGAGGCCATCCCGGGCGCGGAGGTCCTCGCCTTCGACGCGACTGATCACGAGGCGGTGCGAACCGCGGTCGATGGTTTCGAAGCATCCGGCAAGGCGATCGACATTCTCGTCAACAATGCCGGCATGCAGCATCGCGGACCGCTGGAGGACTTTCCGGCAGATGCTTTCGAACGCCTGCTGCAGACCAATGTCGCCAGCGTCTTCCACGTCGGCCAGGCGGTTGCCCGCCATATGATCGGCCGGGGCCGTGGCAAGATCATCAACATCGCCAGCGTCCAGACGGCGCTTGCCCGCCCCTCCATCGCACCCTACACGGCAACCAAGGGCGCCGTCGGCAATCTGACGAAGGGCATGGCGACGGACTGGGCGAAATACGGGCTAAACTGCAACGCCATTGCCCCCGGCTATTTCGAAACGCCACTGAATGCCGCCCTGATGGCGGATCCGGCGTTTAACGGATGGCTGGAAAAGCGCACGCCAGCGGGGCGCTGGGGCAAAGTGGAGGAGTTGCAGGGCGCCTGTATTTTTCTCGCCTCAGATGCCGCAAGCTTCGTCAACGGCCATATCCTGTACGTGGACGGCGGGATCACCGCATCGCTGTAA